In Acidimicrobiales bacterium, the sequence CGGCATGGGCGAAGGGGCGAGCTACCTCGACCTCCACAACGCCCGGGGCGAGCTGGCCGGCCTGTTCGACGACCTGTGGTCGCTGGGCAAGCCGACGGTGGCCCGGGTGCGGGGGTACGCGCTGGCGGGCGGGTTCGGGCTGGCCCTGGCGTGCGACTTCGTGATCGCCGCCGACGACGCCCAGTTCGGCACGCCGGAGATCGACGTGGGCCTGTGGCCGTACATGATCACCGTGCCCCTGGCCCGGTCGATGCCCCCCAAGAAGGTGCTGGAGCTCATGATGACGGGCTGGCGGGTCGACGCCGCCGAGGCCGAGCGCATCGGCTTCGTGAACCGCGTCGTGCCCGTCGACGCCCTCGACGAGGCGGTCGACTCGTTCGCCGCCGTGCTGGCAGCCAAGTCGCCCGCGGTGATGCAACTCGGGCGCGACTCGTTCTACGCGGTGTGGGACTTGGGCGCCCGCGACGCGCTGGCCCACCTGCACGCAATGCTCACGCTTACGACAGGGACGGAGGACTCGCGCGAAGGCATCAAAGCCTTTGTCGAGAAGCGGCCGCCCGAATGGAGAGGGCGATGACCGACCCCGCCGAACTGCACGACTGGAAGCCCCTCGTCGACGACCTGCAGTCGCGGCGTGAGAAGGCCTACGCCATGGGCGGGCCCGAAAACGTCGAGCGGCAGCGATCGCTCGGCAAGTGGCCGGTGCGCGA encodes:
- a CDS encoding enoyl-CoA hydratase-related protein, whose amino-acid sequence is MASDEVLYDAASGVGRITINRPERRNAMSWTVIRDIRARVAEAKADPEVRVVVLTGAGEKAFCAGADLGGMGEGASYLDLHNARGELAGLFDDLWSLGKPTVARVRGYALAGGFGLALACDFVIAADDAQFGTPEIDVGLWPYMITVPLARSMPPKKVLELMMTGWRVDAAEAERIGFVNRVVPVDALDEAVDSFAAVLAAKSPAVMQLGRDSFYAVWDLGARDALAHLHAMLTLTTGTEDSREGIKAFVEKRPPEWRGR